Proteins found in one Campylobacter concisus genomic segment:
- the tpx gene encoding thiol peroxidase: protein MATTKFKGSEVNLSGNEVFVGSYAPEAKVVAQDLSEFSVGGNNGVEVLVCLPSLDTGVCAAEARKFNEKVAGKHGVKLSIISNDLPFAMGRFCTTEGIENLRVGSDFRYGEFAKNYGILMSDGPLKGLLARAVFVINDGVIIHKQIVPEVTEEPNYDAVFDAIKSSGSCGCGCH, encoded by the coding sequence ATGGCAACTACAAAATTTAAAGGTAGTGAGGTAAATTTAAGTGGAAATGAGGTCTTCGTAGGCTCTTATGCTCCTGAAGCAAAAGTCGTAGCGCAAGATCTTAGCGAGTTTAGCGTAGGCGGAAATAATGGCGTAGAAGTACTTGTTTGCTTGCCATCACTTGATACTGGCGTTTGCGCAGCAGAGGCTCGTAAATTTAACGAAAAAGTAGCTGGCAAACATGGTGTAAAACTTAGCATCATCTCAAATGATTTGCCATTTGCGATGGGGAGATTTTGCACGACTGAAGGCATAGAAAATTTACGTGTAGGAAGTGACTTTAGATACGGAGAATTTGCTAAAAACTATGGTATTTTAATGAGCGATGGCCCACTAAAAGGACTACTCGCAAGAGCTGTATTTGTCATCAATGATGGCGTAATCATTCACAAACAAATCGTCCCTGAAGTGACAGAAGAGCCAAACTACGATGCTGTATTTGATGCTATTAAAAGTAGCGGTAGTTGCGGTTGTGGCTGCCATTAA
- a CDS encoding trans-sulfuration enzyme family protein, translated as MKLDTLIVKGIEAKNNPNKAVIPPVFLASTFVQDDLENFQEFAYSRGSNPTKKAFDEIFAKVEGSKYAFSFGSGMAATAAALSLIKTGQKVLLNSNVYGGTYRYVTTVFESHGIKSEFIDDLNFLSEDDISDDVAAIFIETPSNPLLRVIDIARISKIAHKKGALVIVDNTFLTPYYQRVLDHGADIVVYSATKYIGGHADVIAGIVTLNDDALAEKIKFAKNTLGGIISPMDAYYLIRGLKTLSVRFDRQTQNTHKIIKFLQNNDAVSVVHFAGSYSEQEAKMQAAQASDIGALISFELDEKYDVNKFVKSLEIFDLAVSLGGVESLICRPATMTHEAYPKEVLDKIGIKQNLLRLAIGIENADDLIADLDQAFKKAKK; from the coding sequence ATGAAACTTGACACATTGATCGTAAAAGGCATTGAAGCTAAAAATAACCCAAATAAAGCTGTTATTCCGCCTGTTTTTTTAGCAAGTACATTTGTGCAAGATGATCTTGAAAATTTTCAAGAATTTGCATATTCGCGTGGTAGTAACCCAACCAAAAAAGCATTTGATGAAATTTTTGCAAAGGTTGAAGGCAGCAAATATGCATTTAGCTTTGGTTCAGGCATGGCAGCAACAGCGGCGGCACTTAGCCTTATAAAAACTGGGCAAAAAGTCCTACTAAATAGTAACGTCTATGGCGGCACTTATAGATATGTTACAACCGTTTTTGAAAGCCACGGCATAAAGAGCGAATTTATAGATGATCTAAATTTTTTAAGCGAAGATGATATAAGTGACGATGTAGCAGCGATATTTATCGAAACTCCGTCAAATCCTCTCTTAAGAGTGATAGACATCGCTAGAATTTCAAAGATCGCTCACAAAAAAGGTGCTCTAGTCATCGTGGATAACACATTTTTAACGCCTTATTATCAAAGAGTGCTTGATCATGGAGCTGATATCGTGGTTTATAGCGCTACAAAGTATATCGGTGGACACGCTGATGTGATCGCTGGTATCGTCACGCTAAACGATGATGCTTTGGCCGAAAAGATAAAATTTGCTAAAAACACACTTGGTGGCATCATAAGCCCGATGGACGCATACTACCTAATACGTGGGCTTAAAACGCTTAGCGTTAGGTTTGATAGACAAACACAAAATACACATAAAATAATCAAATTTTTGCAGAATAATGACGCAGTTAGCGTGGTGCATTTTGCCGGCTCATATAGCGAGCAAGAGGCTAAGATGCAAGCGGCTCAAGCAAGCGACATTGGTGCACTTATCTCATTTGAGTTAGATGAAAAATATGATGTAAATAAATTTGTAAAATCACTAGAAATTTTTGATCTAGCGGTAAGCCTTGGCGGCGTAGAAAGCCTCATTTGCAGGCCTGCGACGATGACACATGAGGCATATCCAAAAGAGGTGCTAGATAAGATCGGCATAAAGCAAAACTTGCTTCGCTTAGCAATTGGTATCGAAAACGCTGATGATCTAATAGCAGATCTTGATCAAGCATTTAAAAAAGCAAAAAAATAA
- a CDS encoding DIP1984 family protein yields the protein MKLAQALILRADTQKRLEQLKGRLLDNAKMQENERPSEDPKLLLKELDRLSDELFRLILTINLTNSSAKFEGASLTEMIAKKDTLSQKASVLRDFAKSASQKVDLYSNSEIKILSSVDVATLQKQIDELSKEIRELDMKLQEANWQVDLVE from the coding sequence ATGAAATTAGCTCAGGCTCTCATTTTAAGAGCCGATACACAAAAACGTTTAGAGCAGCTAAAAGGTAGGTTACTCGATAATGCAAAAATGCAAGAAAATGAAAGACCTAGTGAAGATCCAAAACTTCTTTTAAAAGAGCTTGATAGGCTAAGCGATGAGCTATTTAGACTGATCTTGACTATAAATTTAACAAACTCAAGTGCAAAATTTGAAGGCGCGAGTCTAACTGAAATGATCGCTAAAAAAGATACGCTAAGCCAAAAAGCAAGCGTGCTTAGGGATTTTGCCAAAAGCGCAAGCCAAAAGGTCGATCTTTACTCAAATAGCGAGATAAAAATTTTAAGTAGTGTTGATGTGGCCACGCTCCAAAAGCAAATAGACGAGCTATCCAAAGAGATCAGAGAGCTAGATATGAAGCTACAAGAGGCAAACTGGCAAGTTGATCTTGTAGAGTAA
- a CDS encoding MalY/PatB family protein gives MKYDFDTLISRDGTNSSKWRMKNDVLPMWVADMDFKAAPEILNALQKRLDNGVFGYSFIPKEWNEAIKGWWKRRHNVSFENDWMCFCTGVIPAISTAIRRFSNPGDQILVQAPVYHVFFNCIKNNGREILSNDLVYKDGSYEIDFEDLEAKLAQPLTTMMLLCNPHNPIGKIWDKETLKKIGELCYKHDVLVISDEIHCDITDPGLSYVPFISVSKECKNNSITCISPTKAFNIAGLQSSAIITPNEQIRARINAAVNYDEIGEANAFAITATIAAFNDSQTWLDELREYLFENKKVVINFIKEQNLPVKLLPSNATYLLWLDCSAFCEDSSDFMNFLRDKAGLWLNDGNAYRGDRFFLRMNIATQRARVLEGLKRLQNGINLYTSKR, from the coding sequence ATGAAGTACGATTTTGATACGCTTATTAGCAGAGATGGCACTAACTCATCAAAATGGCGAATGAAAAATGATGTTTTGCCAATGTGGGTTGCTGATATGGATTTTAAGGCTGCACCTGAAATTTTAAATGCCCTACAAAAGCGTCTTGATAATGGCGTCTTTGGCTACTCATTTATCCCAAAAGAGTGGAACGAAGCGATTAAAGGCTGGTGGAAGAGGCGTCATAATGTTAGCTTTGAAAACGATTGGATGTGCTTTTGCACTGGTGTTATACCAGCGATTTCTACTGCGATTAGAAGATTTAGCAATCCAGGAGATCAAATTTTAGTTCAAGCTCCCGTCTATCATGTATTTTTTAACTGCATAAAAAACAACGGCCGTGAAATTTTATCAAACGACCTTGTCTATAAAGATGGCTCTTATGAGATCGATTTTGAAGACCTTGAAGCAAAGCTAGCTCAACCACTAACAACTATGATGCTTCTTTGTAATCCTCACAATCCAATAGGAAAAATTTGGGACAAAGAGACGCTTAAAAAAATAGGTGAGCTTTGCTATAAGCATGATGTTTTGGTTATCAGCGATGAGATCCACTGCGACATAACAGATCCTGGTCTAAGTTACGTGCCATTTATTAGCGTTAGCAAAGAGTGTAAAAATAACTCAATCACATGCATCTCACCAACAAAAGCCTTTAATATAGCAGGACTTCAAAGCTCAGCTATCATCACACCTAATGAGCAGATACGCGCCAGAATAAATGCGGCTGTAAATTATGATGAGATAGGTGAAGCAAACGCATTTGCGATAACTGCGACAATAGCGGCATTTAACGATAGTCAAACATGGCTTGATGAGCTTAGGGAGTATCTTTTTGAAAACAAAAAGGTCGTTATAAATTTCATAAAAGAGCAAAATTTGCCAGTAAAGCTTCTGCCTTCAAATGCGACTTATCTTTTATGGCTTGATTGCAGCGCGTTTTGCGAGGATTCGAGCGACTTTATGAATTTCTTGCGTGACAAAGCTGGACTTTGGCTAAATGACGGCAATGCTTACAGGGGAGATAGATTTTTCCTCCGTATGAATATCGCAACCCAAAGAGCCAGAGTGCTTGAGGGGCTAAAACGCTTACAAAATGGTATAAATTTATACACTTCAAAAAGATAA
- the sodB gene encoding superoxide dismutase [Fe] has product MFELRKLPFDANSNAVVSAKTCEYHYGKHHATYVANLNNLIKDTKFANASFYEILTNSEGGLYNNVAQVYNHDFYWDCIAKKSEMPSELKAAIEANFANFKEEFLKAATTLFGSGWAWLVFDPSSKKLEIVQTSNAKTPVSDGKVPLLVVDVWEHAYYIDNFNARPKYLETFYENINWEFVSKAYEWALKEGLGSVEFYTKELHK; this is encoded by the coding sequence ATGTTTGAACTTAGAAAACTTCCATTTGATGCAAATAGCAATGCAGTAGTTAGCGCAAAAACCTGTGAATACCACTACGGCAAGCATCATGCAACTTACGTAGCAAATTTAAACAATCTTATAAAAGATACAAAATTTGCTAACGCATCTTTTTATGAAATTCTAACAAATAGCGAAGGTGGGCTTTATAACAACGTTGCTCAAGTTTACAACCACGACTTTTACTGGGACTGCATCGCTAAAAAAAGCGAGATGCCAAGCGAGCTAAAAGCTGCGATCGAAGCAAATTTCGCGAACTTCAAAGAGGAGTTTTTAAAGGCAGCTACAACGCTTTTTGGCTCAGGCTGGGCATGGCTTGTCTTTGACCCAAGCAGCAAAAAGCTAGAGATCGTGCAAACTAGCAACGCAAAAACTCCAGTAAGCGATGGCAAAGTGCCACTTCTAGTAGTTGATGTGTGGGAGCACGCTTACTACATCGACAACTTCAACGCTCGTCCAAAATACCTAGAGACATTTTATGAGAACATAAACTGGGAATTTGTGAGCAAAGCTTATGAGTGGGCGCTAAAAGAGGGCCTTGGCTCAGTTGAGTTTTACACAAAAGAACTACATAAATAG
- a CDS encoding DctP family TRAP transporter solute-binding subunit, with the protein MKFLQALLFTCAISGLAFGADKVYTIKFAHVVAASTPKGKAADFFAKRAEELSGGKLKVQVFPSAQLLDDDRVFGALKLGNVQMAAPSFSKFTPIVPQFQLFDLPFIFKDAEHLHKVQDGEVGEELKALVTKKGFVALDYWDAGFKHFSSSKKPVLVPEDAKGQKFRIQSSKVLEEQIKVVGGNPQVLPFSEVYSALQQGVVDATENPLSNFYNSKFHEVQSSLTLSSHGYLGYLVVMSDKFWSKLPDDLKANVKQALSEATAFEREETAKEDAHVIAELEKYIADTKKLEIFKIDDAQKAEWQKVMQSIYPKFYDVIGKDLIEKTLGTK; encoded by the coding sequence ATGAAATTCTTACAAGCTTTACTTTTCACTTGTGCCATCAGTGGCTTAGCATTTGGTGCAGACAAGGTCTATACGATCAAATTTGCTCACGTTGTCGCAGCTTCTACACCAAAAGGCAAAGCGGCTGACTTTTTTGCTAAACGTGCTGAGGAGCTAAGTGGCGGTAAACTAAAAGTTCAAGTCTTCCCATCAGCTCAGCTACTTGATGATGATAGAGTTTTTGGTGCGTTAAAGCTTGGCAATGTTCAAATGGCAGCTCCAAGTTTTTCAAAATTTACGCCTATTGTGCCGCAGTTTCAGCTATTTGACCTGCCTTTCATCTTTAAAGATGCAGAGCACCTTCATAAGGTCCAAGACGGCGAGGTCGGCGAGGAGCTAAAAGCCCTTGTTACAAAAAAGGGCTTTGTGGCGCTTGATTATTGGGATGCTGGATTTAAGCATTTTAGCTCAAGCAAAAAGCCAGTTCTTGTGCCAGAAGATGCAAAAGGACAAAAATTTAGAATCCAAAGCTCAAAGGTACTTGAAGAACAAATTAAAGTAGTTGGTGGCAACCCGCAAGTACTTCCATTTTCAGAAGTTTACTCTGCACTTCAACAAGGCGTAGTTGATGCGACAGAAAACCCACTTTCAAATTTCTATAACTCAAAATTTCACGAAGTTCAAAGCTCGCTCACACTTTCAAGTCACGGATATTTGGGCTATTTAGTCGTTATGAGCGATAAATTTTGGAGCAAGCTACCAGATGATCTAAAAGCAAATGTAAAACAAGCTCTAAGCGAAGCAACAGCTTTTGAGAGAGAAGAGACAGCAAAAGAGGACGCTCACGTCATAGCTGAGCTTGAAAAATATATAGCAGACACCAAAAAGCTAGAAATTTTCAAGATCGATGATGCACAAAAGGCTGAGTGGCAAAAGGTTATGCAATCAATCTATCCTAAATTTTATGATGTTATCGGTAAAGACCTCATAGAAAAGACTCTTGGAACAAAATAA
- a CDS encoding TRAP transporter small permease produces the protein MKSFFNVLDIAIASLNKTIAVVGLASGTLLAFANVMARYFFDKSWSWASELSNYLFIWSAFFAAAYGFNKGIHVSVTILVEKFPPALAKACLIFSHVLTTVFLLFIAVYSIDYLQILHEIEQMIIDLGIPQWVPMLVLPIAFVTASYRSTEKAIKVALTPAENVVSNEAHELAHGSVVKD, from the coding sequence ATGAAGAGCTTTTTTAATGTCCTTGATATAGCGATAGCCTCACTAAATAAAACTATCGCAGTAGTTGGGCTCGCAAGTGGAACATTGCTAGCCTTTGCAAATGTTATGGCTAGATATTTTTTCGATAAAAGCTGGTCTTGGGCGAGCGAGCTATCAAACTATCTTTTTATCTGGTCGGCGTTTTTTGCCGCGGCATACGGCTTTAATAAGGGCATTCACGTCAGTGTAACTATTTTGGTGGAAAAATTTCCACCAGCCCTTGCAAAAGCGTGTTTAATCTTCTCTCATGTACTAACTACTGTGTTTTTGTTATTTATCGCTGTTTATTCGATTGATTATCTACAAATTCTTCACGAGATCGAGCAGATGATAATAGACCTTGGCATACCACAATGGGTACCTATGCTAGTGCTTCCTATAGCCTTTGTCACAGCTAGTTACCGCTCGACTGAAAAAGCCATAAAAGTAGCTCTAACGCCTGCTGAAAACGTTGTGAGTAACGAGGCACATGAGCTAGCTCATGGTAGCGTAGTCAAAGATTAA
- a CDS encoding TRAP transporter large permease, giving the protein MTIAFLFILLFALMLIGVPVAVSLGTSTVLTMIFFTDIDIATIPQLIFDGINKFSLMAIPMFILAGNLLSKGGSARRIIDFAKSMVGHLPGGLPMSAIFACIIFAAVSGSSPATVVAIGSIMFAAIKEAGYPKEYAVGGITTAGSLGILIPPSVVMIVYGVTAEVSIGKLFMAGVVPGLMLGAFMLVQTYVGAKKLGFKATKAEPFKVRVQKFAKAFWALLIVVVVIGGIYGGIFTPTEAAAASAVYALFISLFIYRDIKIKDLWDICLDSALTTAMIFFIIANAVVFAYLLTSEQIPQAIASMILDANIGMIGFLIFVNILLFIMGQFMEPSSVIMIMVPLLLPISTQLGIDPIHFGIILVVNMEIGMVTPPVGLNLFVASGLTNMNLKEVIMACLPWTLTLFFGLILVTYIPQISLWLPNIMYGH; this is encoded by the coding sequence ATGACAATAGCATTTTTATTTATCCTACTTTTTGCGCTAATGCTAATAGGTGTGCCAGTTGCGGTTTCACTGGGAACTAGCACCGTTTTAACAATGATATTTTTTACAGATATAGACATCGCTACGATCCCACAGCTTATATTTGATGGTATCAATAAATTTTCGCTAATGGCGATACCGATGTTTATCTTGGCTGGAAATTTACTAAGTAAAGGCGGCTCAGCAAGACGTATCATCGACTTTGCAAAGTCTATGGTCGGACACTTGCCAGGTGGCTTGCCTATGAGTGCGATATTTGCCTGCATCATCTTTGCAGCAGTATCTGGAAGCTCACCTGCGACGGTTGTAGCTATTGGCTCGATTATGTTTGCAGCGATAAAAGAGGCTGGCTATCCAAAAGAGTACGCAGTGGGCGGCATAACAACGGCTGGCTCACTTGGAATTTTGATCCCACCTTCAGTTGTCATGATAGTTTATGGAGTAACTGCTGAGGTAAGTATTGGTAAGCTTTTTATGGCAGGCGTTGTGCCTGGTCTTATGCTTGGAGCTTTTATGCTCGTTCAAACCTATGTTGGCGCAAAAAAACTTGGATTTAAAGCGACCAAGGCTGAGCCATTTAAAGTAAGAGTACAGAAATTTGCCAAAGCATTTTGGGCGCTTTTAATCGTTGTCGTGGTCATCGGCGGAATTTATGGAGGAATTTTTACTCCAACTGAAGCTGCTGCGGCAAGTGCGGTCTATGCACTCTTTATCTCACTTTTTATCTACAGAGATATAAAGATAAAAGATCTTTGGGATATCTGCCTAGACTCAGCTCTTACAACAGCTATGATATTTTTCATCATCGCAAATGCCGTTGTTTTTGCATATTTGCTAACTAGCGAGCAGATCCCTCAAGCTATCGCTTCGATGATACTTGACGCAAATATTGGTATGATAGGATTTTTGATATTTGTAAATATCCTGCTCTTTATCATGGGTCAGTTCATGGAGCCTTCAAGCGTCATCATGATCATGGTGCCACTATTGCTTCCGATTTCAACGCAACTTGGCATAGATCCGATACATTTTGGCATTATCTTAGTTGTAAATATGGAGATAGGTATGGTGACTCCGCCTGTTGGACTAAATTTATTTGTCGCAAGCGGTCTTACAAATATGAACTTAAAAGAGGTCATCATGGCATGCTTGCCGTGGACACTTACTTTATTCTTTGGCCTTATCTTGGTTACTTATATACCACAAATTTCTCTTTGGTTGCCAAACATAATGTATGGACATTAA
- a CDS encoding GGDEF domain-containing protein: MRRISLYTAQKIIIFSILLTHVCYFFIFLFMKEEILAVMNVFSVATYLFLLRLIYDSPENNKITMVIVQLEILFHALVCMLTLGWGYGFGLLFLASSLILFFTSFTYKFFNYIIVAVQIILSIACYVYLDGQLVKDFDGFKDLLFVFNLSMVCVFSVVVSYLLESSNLFIFLSILEEKEMAENILNHDPLTGLLNRTSMQKILSQNDLYKNRDFAIVMCDIDNFKKINDTYGHGAGDAVLRSLSGIFKNTFRDKDRVARFGGEEFLAVVLGVKKDAAVSIVERVRETLSKNIVEFENIKINATMTFGVVAHDGTGEFSLEKMIKQADNLLYAGKRNGKNIVMSADYDPKV; the protein is encoded by the coding sequence ATGCGTAGAATTTCACTCTATACGGCTCAAAAAATTATCATATTTTCAATATTATTAACTCACGTCTGTTATTTTTTTATTTTTTTATTTATGAAAGAAGAAATTCTAGCAGTTATGAATGTATTTTCGGTGGCAACCTATCTTTTCCTTTTAAGGCTTATTTACGATAGCCCTGAAAATAACAAGATAACAATGGTAATAGTCCAGCTTGAAATTTTATTTCATGCATTAGTTTGTATGCTAACACTTGGATGGGGATATGGATTTGGGTTGTTGTTTTTAGCATCGTCGCTAATACTATTTTTTACTTCATTTACCTATAAATTTTTTAACTACATAATAGTTGCGGTGCAAATAATTTTATCCATAGCCTGCTATGTATATTTAGATGGCCAGCTTGTAAAAGATTTTGATGGCTTTAAAGATCTACTTTTTGTTTTTAACTTAAGTATGGTTTGCGTATTTTCGGTTGTTGTTTCGTATCTTTTGGAGAGCTCAAATTTATTTATATTTTTAAGCATCTTAGAGGAAAAAGAGATGGCTGAAAATATCTTAAATCACGATCCATTAACAGGACTTTTAAATCGTACTTCAATGCAGAAAATTTTAAGTCAAAACGATCTTTATAAAAATAGGGACTTTGCTATCGTTATGTGTGATATCGATAACTTTAAAAAGATAAATGATACCTATGGACACGGCGCAGGAGATGCTGTTTTAAGAAGCTTATCAGGCATATTTAAAAATACATTTAGAGATAAAGATAGAGTAGCTAGGTTTGGCGGAGAAGAATTTTTAGCAGTTGTCTTGGGCGTAAAAAAAGATGCAGCTGTAAGTATCGTAGAGCGTGTGAGAGAGACTTTGAGTAAAAATATAGTTGAGTTTGAAAACATAAAGATCAACGCAACAATGACTTTTGGAGTAGTTGCTCATGATGGTACGGGAGAATTTAGCTTAGAAAAGATGATAAAACAAGCTGATAATCTACTTTATGCTGGTAAGCGAAATGGTAAAAATATCGTTATGAGCGCGGATTACGACCCAAAAGTATAA